From the genome of Acropora palmata chromosome 4, jaAcrPala1.3, whole genome shotgun sequence, one region includes:
- the LOC141878501 gene encoding G-protein coupled receptor 54-like, translating to MQETNVTTAELENKSTVTTSGYEIVAPPFYSVIIVVGCIGNLLLIFTVFRWREMRTPCNYLIANNAIADLGVVTIGAPLRIVEVYEGWVLGEPLCQILAPTQDTFAVVSVMTYTLIAFERYRAVMSPFKPKLSSHNILIIVSITWVLGYISVGLPMALLLRVVHVAGRPYCMASFPSDLSRQSYEVYLVIVFLLIPLVSQTVAYSRLVHRLTRDDPLERSFSDPRSSRRRQLKKNRVVRVTITLVVFFQICYIPRMAMMLIFEFAPRTFIQNIYFQYVDLTIFVLFYIKHVINPIILFSISTDFRKRFPCTMRHMGYFRDSFLVRALSSRGRSPTLNSKLTETMDNGNGEERDKMHGESLL from the coding sequence ATGCAAGAAACCAACGTCACAACCGCCGAGCTCGAGAACAAATCGACAGTCACAACATCAGGTTACGAGATCGTCGCTCCTCCGTTCTATTCTGTGATCATAGTCGTCGGATGTATTGGAAACTTGCTTCTCATTTTCACCGTGTTTCGTTGGAGAGAGATGAGGACTCCATGCAACTATCTAATCGCCAACAATGCCATAGCTGATCTCGGTGTTGTTACAATAGGCGCGCCCTTACGAATCGTTGAAGTTTATGAAGGCTGGGTTCTTGGGGAACCATTGTGCCAGATCTTAGCACCGACACAGGACACCTTTGCTGTGGTGTCAGTAATGACATACACGTTAATCGCTTTTGAAAGGTACAGAGCTGTGATGTCTCCATTCAAGCCTAAACTTTCTTCACACAATATCTTGATAATCGTTAGTATCACATGGGTACTGGGTTACATAAGTGTAGGGTTACCAATGGCATTGCTACTTCGAGTAGTCCACGTCGCCGGAAGACCCTACTGCATGGCTTCATTTCCATCAGATTTGTCACGGCAGTCCTACGAGGTTTACTTGGTCATCGTTTTCCTCCTTATACCTTTGGTCTCACAAACAGTAGCCTACTCTCGTCTTGTTCATCGGCTTACGCGTGACGACCCCTTAGAAAGATCTTTCAGCGACCCCAGAAGTTCACGCAGAAGGCAACTCAAGAAAAATCGAGTAGTTCGCGTCACAATCACTCTGGTCGTTTTCTTCCAAATTTGTTATATTCCGCGCATGGCAATGATGCTCATTTTTGAATTCGCGCCAAGGACTTTTATCCAAAACATTTACTTTCAATACGTCGACCTCACCATTTTCGTTTTATTCTACATAAAGCACGTCATTAATCCCATAATTCTTTTTAGTATAAGTACAGACTTTAGGAAGCGCTTTCCTTGTACCATGCGTCACATGGGTTATTTTAGGGACAGCTTTTTAGTGAGGGCTTTATCTTCGCGAGGGAGGTCGCCGACTCTAAACTCGAAACTTACGGAAACGATGGACAACGGGAATGGCGAAGAAAGGGACAAAATGCATGGAGAaagtttgctttga